The proteins below are encoded in one region of Pelagibacterium flavum:
- a CDS encoding MFS transporter — protein MAPFHQILGNNLVANITNFTVWFAITFWIFIETQSVFATGMIAGIYLVFTAAFGFWLGSIVDHNSKRISMMGSSLVSFLFYAAALGMLLTEPEGAFTDPFGPYLWVFVLLVMLGVIAGNIRSIALPTLVTIMIPEDERDKANGLVGMVTGIGFLTTSVISGFLVAWGGMWLVLVLALGTTVLVFAHLGFLRVNEGRPVPVEGEVQPPRTVDIAGTIAIIAAVPGLFALIFFATFNNFLGGIFMALLDAYGLSLVSVEIWGLLFGVLSTAFIASGLLISRIGLGKNPLRTLLLVNLVTWSVCCVFTLQSSIWLLTAGCFVWMFMAPFAEAAEHTTLQKVVPLERQGRVFGFAQSVEQAASPLTAFLIGPYTQFVVIPFMTDGQGARSIGGWFGTGPERGIALVFTVAGLIGVLVTILALNSRPYKQLSAYYAGAPDSTELAEDTKPA, from the coding sequence ATGGCCCCCTTTCATCAGATTTTGGGCAACAACCTTGTTGCCAACATCACCAACTTTACTGTCTGGTTTGCGATCACGTTCTGGATCTTTATCGAGACCCAGTCGGTGTTCGCCACCGGCATGATCGCCGGAATTTATCTGGTGTTCACTGCGGCCTTCGGCTTCTGGCTGGGATCGATCGTCGATCATAATTCCAAGCGCATATCGATGATGGGATCGAGCCTTGTCTCGTTCCTGTTCTATGCGGCAGCGCTTGGCATGTTGCTGACCGAACCCGAGGGCGCGTTTACCGATCCGTTCGGGCCTTATCTTTGGGTGTTCGTGCTTCTGGTCATGCTGGGGGTGATTGCGGGCAATATCCGGTCCATTGCGCTTCCGACGCTGGTAACCATCATGATCCCCGAGGACGAGCGCGACAAGGCGAACGGGCTGGTAGGCATGGTCACCGGCATCGGTTTTTTGACTACGTCGGTGATCTCGGGGTTTCTTGTCGCCTGGGGCGGGATGTGGCTGGTGCTGGTTCTCGCGCTGGGGACGACCGTTCTGGTTTTCGCCCATCTGGGATTCCTGCGCGTCAATGAGGGCCGGCCCGTTCCCGTTGAAGGGGAAGTCCAGCCGCCGCGCACCGTGGATATTGCTGGCACAATAGCGATCATCGCAGCGGTGCCGGGGCTCTTCGCCCTGATCTTTTTTGCCACCTTCAACAATTTCCTCGGCGGCATCTTCATGGCTCTGCTCGATGCCTACGGGCTTTCGCTGGTATCGGTCGAGATCTGGGGGTTGCTGTTTGGGGTGCTTTCAACGGCGTTCATCGCGAGCGGACTTTTGATTTCACGTATCGGACTGGGCAAAAATCCGCTGCGCACACTGCTGCTGGTCAACCTCGTCACATGGTCGGTGTGCTGCGTTTTCACGCTGCAATCCTCGATCTGGCTTCTCACGGCCGGATGTTTCGTCTGGATGTTCATGGCGCCTTTTGCCGAGGCGGCCGAGCACACGACACTGCAAAAGGTCGTGCCGCTGGAGCGGCAGGGGCGAGTGTTCGGGTTTGCCCAATCGGTCGAACAGGCGGCTTCGCCGCTGACGGCGTTTCTGATCGGGCCCTATACCCAGTTCGTGGTGATCCCATTTATGACCGACGGGCAGGGCGCGCGATCGATTGGCGGATGGTTCGGCACCGGGCCGGAGCGTGGTATTGCCCTGGTCTTTACGGTGGCCGGGCTGATAGGCGTTCTGGTGACTATTCTGGCGCTCAATTCGCGGCCCTACAAACAGCTTTCGGCCTATTACGCCGGGGCGCCGGACAGCACGGAACTGGCCGAGGACACCAAGCCCGCCTAA
- a CDS encoding winged helix-turn-helix domain-containing protein → MKRPVPASGLGHLRIVLDENFYIGPGRADLLEGIERTGSISAAGKTMSMSYKRAWSLVQALNEGAGIPLVETSRGGTAQGGAHLTEAGREILARYRAIEQKTRAAIEPDVEAMRALAKHTSPKP, encoded by the coding sequence ATGAAACGGCCGGTCCCCGCCTCCGGTCTGGGCCACCTGCGCATCGTGCTCGACGAAAATTTCTACATCGGGCCCGGCCGCGCCGATTTGCTCGAAGGAATCGAGAGGACCGGCTCGATCAGCGCGGCTGGCAAGACTATGTCCATGAGCTACAAGCGCGCCTGGAGCCTCGTTCAGGCGCTCAACGAGGGTGCGGGTATCCCATTGGTCGAAACCAGCCGTGGCGGCACGGCGCAGGGCGGCGCACACCTCACTGAAGCGGGTCGCGAAATCCTCGCCCGCTACCGCGCCATCGAACAAAAGACCCGCGCCGCCATCGAACCCGATGTCGAGGCGATGCGCGCCCTCGCCAAACACACGTCCCCCAAACCCTGA
- the eda gene encoding bifunctional 4-hydroxy-2-oxoglutarate aldolase/2-dehydro-3-deoxy-phosphogluconate aldolase, whose product MAQDAAKLKSILSVAPVVPVIIHDDVSTARNLAEALVAGGLPNLEITLRTPNALKVMEEMAKVKGAVVGSGTVRRKKDMKASRDAGCQFMVSPGAPLALLEAAEDISIPLLPGIASPTEAMAASMIGYTYLKFFPAEAMGGASVLKAFASPLPDIIFCPTGGIDIEKAKIYLGLSNVICVGGSWIIPADAIAAGDFDRIQSLARQAADLAA is encoded by the coding sequence ATGGCCCAGGACGCAGCAAAGCTCAAATCCATCCTTTCGGTGGCGCCTGTGGTGCCGGTCATCATCCATGATGACGTCTCGACCGCCCGCAATCTCGCCGAGGCGCTCGTGGCGGGCGGCCTGCCCAACCTAGAGATCACCTTGCGCACGCCAAATGCGCTCAAGGTTATGGAAGAAATGGCCAAGGTCAAAGGCGCCGTCGTCGGCTCGGGTACCGTGCGCCGCAAAAAGGATATGAAGGCCTCCCGCGATGCGGGCTGCCAGTTCATGGTCTCCCCCGGCGCCCCCCTTGCCCTGCTCGAAGCCGCCGAAGACATCTCGATCCCCCTCCTGCCAGGTATCGCCTCGCCGACCGAGGCCATGGCGGCGTCGATGATTGGTTACACCTATCTCAAATTCTTCCCCGCCGAAGCCATGGGCGGCGCGTCCGTTCTCAAGGCCTTTGCCTCGCCCCTGCCCGACATCATTTTTTGCCCCACCGGCGGCATCGATATCGAAAAGGCAAAAATCTATCTTGGCCTTTCCAACGTCATCTGCGTGGGTGGATCATGGATCATCCCTGCCGACGCCATCGCCGCTGGCGACTTCGACAGGATCCAATCCCTCGCCCGGCAAGCGGCCGACCTCGCAGCATAA
- the modB gene encoding molybdate ABC transporter permease subunit, with protein sequence MTLFWEIWPAIRLTLSLALVTTLILVVISTPLAWWLARSKSRWTIIVNALIALPLVLPPTVLGFYMLILLGTGGPGGWLAPLWGGRSLAFTFPGLVIGSVLYSLPFVVQPLRNSFAAIGPGPLEAAYSLGLDFRKAFALIILPLARPGYLTAAVLGFSHTVGEFGVVMMIGGNIPGQTKVLSIAIFDYVEQLRWTEAHIVAFAMLIFAFVALALTMSADRRISRIQP encoded by the coding sequence ATGACCCTGTTCTGGGAAATCTGGCCGGCGATTAGGCTCACCCTATCACTGGCTCTCGTCACCACGCTCATCCTCGTGGTCATCAGCACGCCCCTCGCCTGGTGGCTGGCCCGTTCCAAATCGCGATGGACGATCATCGTCAACGCATTGATTGCCCTGCCGCTCGTCCTTCCGCCCACGGTTCTGGGGTTTTATATGCTCATCCTTTTGGGCACCGGCGGTCCGGGCGGCTGGCTGGCTCCGCTCTGGGGTGGGCGCAGCCTCGCCTTTACCTTCCCCGGTCTCGTCATCGGTTCAGTGCTCTATTCGCTGCCCTTCGTCGTCCAGCCCCTGCGCAACAGCTTTGCCGCCATCGGCCCCGGCCCGCTCGAAGCGGCCTATTCGCTGGGACTTGATTTCCGCAAAGCCTTTGCCTTGATCATCCTGCCCCTCGCCCGTCCCGGCTACCTGACCGCAGCGGTACTTGGCTTTTCCCACACGGTGGGCGAATTCGGCGTTGTCATGATGATCGGCGGCAACATCCCCGGTCAAACCAAAGTGCTCTCCATCGCCATTTTCGATTATGTCGAGCAACTCCGCTGGACCGAGGCCCACATCGTCGCCTTCGCCATGCTGATCTTTGCCTTCGTCGCGCTGGCCCTCACCATGAGCGCCGACAGACGAATCTCCCGCATTCAGCCTTAG
- a CDS encoding LysR family transcriptional regulator, with protein MSQDLARIRAFVQVFDAGGFSAAARIHGRSKALLSKYVTDLEDYLGARLMNRTTRKLSLTEAGEAYYREVREILSQLDDLDATITEQTAAPRGILRVSAPRNFGESTLLEPLFEFTRAHPDVTLDLRLEDRMVDLVEEGIDVALRISRMSDTSLIARKIAETSVAVCATPEVIKAYGVPQTPEALKGVPCIIDTNMTGQANWQFVEEGRTVAVHVDGPVRVNSPAGALVAAQKGLGFALLPSFLAHSAIEEGELVPVLTEYLPQRPFLQAVYPHRRHLSGKVRALIDFLVEWFETHPVNS; from the coding sequence ATGAGCCAGGACCTAGCCCGCATCAGGGCGTTCGTGCAGGTGTTCGATGCCGGCGGCTTTTCAGCCGCTGCGCGCATTCACGGCCGGTCCAAGGCGCTGCTTTCCAAATATGTCACCGATCTCGAGGACTATCTGGGGGCCCGGCTGATGAACCGCACGACGCGCAAGCTCAGCCTGACCGAAGCGGGGGAAGCCTATTACCGCGAGGTGCGGGAAATCCTGTCCCAGCTCGACGATCTGGACGCCACGATCACCGAACAGACCGCCGCGCCGCGTGGCATATTGCGCGTTTCCGCACCGCGCAATTTCGGGGAATCGACACTACTGGAACCGCTGTTCGAATTTACCCGTGCCCATCCCGACGTGACGCTCGATCTGCGGCTCGAAGACCGCATGGTCGATCTAGTCGAGGAGGGGATCGATGTGGCGCTGCGCATCTCGCGCATGTCGGACACGTCGCTGATCGCCCGCAAGATCGCGGAAACCTCGGTTGCCGTATGCGCGACGCCGGAGGTCATCAAGGCATACGGGGTGCCCCAGACGCCCGAAGCGCTCAAGGGCGTGCCGTGCATCATCGATACCAACATGACGGGCCAGGCCAATTGGCAGTTCGTCGAGGAAGGGCGGACGGTGGCTGTGCACGTGGATGGACCGGTGCGGGTAAATTCTCCCGCCGGTGCGCTGGTTGCGGCACAAAAGGGCCTTGGTTTCGCGCTACTGCCAAGTTTTCTTGCTCATTCGGCCATTGAAGAGGGGGAACTGGTGCCGGTGCTGACCGAATATTTGCCGCAACGCCCATTCCTGCAGGCGGTTTATCCCCATCGCAGGCATTTGTCGGGCAAGGTTCGTGCGCTTATCGATTTCCTCGTCGAATGGTTTGAAACCCATCCGGTCAATTCCTGA
- a CDS encoding carbohydrate kinase family protein, with product MFVVAGESLIDLVAKPLEVGRSMEMSAHEGGSPYNCAIALARLGQQSGFLCPISKDTFGDLLMGPLNAAGVVRLIRERSDCNTTLAVVTRNAKGLPAYAFYRQGTAERDISRDKLLAALPETIDVFQIGGFLPIEPEDAEIWLDVVKQVAARGAVLSIDPNVRPSLISDFAGYKERLGTFLDLAHIVKVSDEDLAALDGSMSIEAHAQSLLARPNVKLVVVTMGEEGSRAFTSSAEAEAPVHRPEVFGDTVGAGDSLMAGVLSALSDRHALAVGKLAALDAQALGEVLRFGAVTAGLNCGFVGCNPPRRAEVEAVLKTV from the coding sequence ATGTTCGTGGTTGCGGGGGAAAGCCTCATAGATCTTGTCGCCAAGCCGCTTGAGGTCGGCCGGTCGATGGAAATGAGTGCTCATGAAGGCGGGTCGCCCTACAATTGCGCCATCGCGTTGGCCCGACTGGGACAGCAATCGGGTTTTTTGTGTCCGATTTCCAAGGATACCTTCGGCGATCTGCTGATGGGGCCGCTTAATGCTGCCGGGGTGGTTCGGTTGATCAGGGAACGATCCGATTGCAATACTACATTGGCGGTGGTCACACGCAACGCCAAGGGATTGCCGGCCTACGCGTTTTATCGTCAGGGAACCGCCGAGCGTGATATCTCGCGGGACAAGCTGTTGGCGGCGCTGCCTGAGACAATCGATGTTTTCCAGATCGGCGGGTTCCTGCCCATCGAGCCCGAAGATGCTGAAATCTGGCTCGATGTTGTCAAGCAGGTGGCGGCGCGCGGCGCGGTTCTTTCGATCGACCCCAATGTGCGGCCGTCGCTGATTTCCGATTTTGCCGGCTACAAGGAACGGCTGGGAACGTTTCTGGATCTGGCGCATATCGTCAAGGTTTCCGACGAGGATCTTGCCGCGCTCGATGGCTCGATGAGCATCGAGGCGCACGCGCAGAGCCTGCTGGCGCGGCCCAATGTGAAACTTGTGGTGGTGACCATGGGTGAGGAGGGATCGCGGGCCTTCACATCATCGGCCGAAGCCGAAGCGCCTGTTCATCGCCCTGAGGTATTCGGCGACACGGTGGGCGCCGGGGACAGCCTGATGGCCGGTGTGCTTTCGGCGCTTTCCGATCGGCATGCGCTGGCCGTGGGCAAACTGGCTGCACTCGATGCGCAGGCTTTGGGTGAGGTGCTGCGGTTCGGTGCTGTGACGGCGGGGCTCAATTGCGGGTTTGTGGGCTGCAATCCGCCGCGCCGGGCCGAGGTTGAGGCGGTGTTGAAAACCGTTTGA
- a CDS encoding GNAT family N-acetyltransferase: MDVVDVRIDPFPSQRELSDLWRATWEIDGVSDFQSILTRSLTHVGAYLGDRIIGFTNMAWDGGIHGFLVDACVHPEFRDHGIGQSMVEAALKVARKRGLQKVHVDFEPHLRDFYLSCGFTPTDAGVLTID, encoded by the coding sequence ATGGACGTTGTTGACGTAAGAATCGACCCCTTTCCCAGCCAGCGCGAACTGTCCGACCTCTGGCGGGCCACTTGGGAGATCGATGGCGTCTCCGATTTCCAATCCATCCTGACCCGCAGCCTCACCCATGTCGGCGCCTATCTGGGAGACCGGATCATCGGTTTTACCAACATGGCCTGGGATGGCGGCATTCACGGCTTTCTGGTCGATGCCTGCGTGCACCCCGAGTTTCGCGATCACGGCATCGGCCAATCCATGGTCGAAGCGGCCCTCAAGGTCGCCCGCAAGCGCGGATTGCAGAAAGTCCATGTGGACTTCGAGCCCCATCTGCGCGATTTCTACCTTTCCTGCGGCTTCACCCCCACTGACGCCGGGGTTTTGACCATCGACTAA
- the nadA gene encoding quinolinate synthase NadA, which produces MIQQINALTPIEEARAVLSADFDLKFSKAIESETRPVFEKVKDRIPEIEWPFYAPLIFQINKLKREKNAVILAHNYQTPQIFYGVADIVGDSLQLAIEATKVEAETIVQCGVHFMAETSKLLNPSKRVLIPDSRAGCSLASSITAEDVLVMRAQYPGVPVVTYVNSSAAVKAVTDVCCTSSNALQIVEAVEGDTVMMIPDQYLAQNTAKKTKKKIVTWAGACEVHETFTADDIAELRAAYPGAKIIAHPECPPEVIDAVDFAGSTSGMIDWVKTERPAKVVMVTECSMSDNVAAETEGVAFLRGCNICPHMKRINLENILWSLHTGTEEVTIAEELMEPARAAVERMIEFSRPRN; this is translated from the coding sequence ATGATCCAGCAGATCAACGCCCTGACACCGATCGAAGAGGCGCGGGCCGTTTTGTCCGCCGATTTCGATCTGAAGTTCTCCAAGGCGATCGAATCCGAAACGCGTCCGGTTTTCGAGAAGGTCAAGGACCGTATCCCGGAGATCGAATGGCCATTCTATGCGCCGCTGATCTTTCAGATCAACAAGCTCAAACGCGAAAAGAACGCGGTGATCCTGGCGCATAATTACCAGACGCCGCAGATCTTTTATGGCGTTGCCGATATCGTGGGCGACAGTTTGCAACTGGCAATCGAGGCGACCAAGGTGGAAGCCGAAACGATCGTGCAGTGCGGCGTGCACTTCATGGCCGAGACCTCCAAACTGCTCAATCCCTCCAAGCGCGTTTTGATTCCCGACAGCCGTGCAGGGTGCTCGCTGGCATCCTCGATCACGGCGGAGGACGTTCTGGTCATGCGGGCGCAATATCCGGGCGTGCCGGTGGTGACCTACGTGAATTCATCGGCCGCCGTGAAGGCAGTGACCGACGTGTGCTGCACGTCATCGAACGCGCTGCAGATCGTCGAGGCGGTCGAGGGCGACACGGTGATGATGATCCCGGACCAGTATCTGGCGCAGAATACTGCGAAAAAGACCAAAAAGAAGATCGTCACCTGGGCGGGCGCGTGCGAGGTGCACGAGACCTTTACCGCCGACGATATCGCCGAATTGCGAGCCGCCTATCCGGGCGCCAAGATCATCGCCCATCCCGAATGTCCACCCGAGGTGATCGACGCTGTCGATTTCGCCGGGTCGACTTCGGGGATGATCGATTGGGTCAAGACCGAGCGGCCCGCCAAGGTGGTGATGGTCACCGAATGCTCGATGAGCGACAACGTAGCGGCGGAAACCGAAGGCGTGGCATTCTTGCGCGGGTGCAATATCTGCCCGCACATGAAGCGCATCAACCTTGAAAACATCTTGTGGAGCCTGCACACGGGCACCGAGGAGGTGACGATTGCCGAGGAGCTGATGGAACCGGCGCGGGCGGCGGTGGAGCGGATGATCGAATTTTCTCGGCCCAGGAATTAG
- a CDS encoding creatininase family protein: protein MPLTFVNDIDALADVRVSEGTIAILPVAATEAHGPHLPASTDCDIAQGHLSALSGYLSSAIDAVVLPIERIGASREHLWAAGTQSKNEGDLIAEWFGIAQSWAKAGGRRLVIVSSHGGNTPVVESVILKARAELGLLAISTAWLRFGMPEGLFDEHERRYGIHGGAIETALMLHYFPDKVEMGRADDFASALEPIEAGMTHLSAYGRHRFGWLSSDLNAHGVVGDAKSASADKGAALADHILAGFAQLLDDVARFDLSWLKDSQREPQ, encoded by the coding sequence GTGCCGCTGACTTTCGTGAACGACATCGACGCGCTTGCCGATGTGCGGGTGAGCGAGGGGACCATCGCCATTCTGCCGGTTGCTGCAACCGAGGCGCATGGGCCTCATCTTCCCGCTTCGACCGATTGCGACATCGCCCAGGGCCATCTTAGCGCTCTCTCGGGCTATCTCTCCAGTGCTATCGACGCAGTGGTGTTGCCCATTGAACGCATAGGGGCGTCGCGCGAGCATTTATGGGCGGCCGGAACGCAGAGCAAGAACGAAGGCGATTTGATCGCCGAATGGTTCGGCATTGCCCAAAGCTGGGCGAAGGCGGGGGGCAGGCGTCTGGTGATCGTTTCGAGCCATGGCGGCAATACGCCGGTTGTGGAAAGCGTGATCTTGAAGGCCCGCGCCGAGCTCGGCCTTCTGGCCATCAGTACGGCCTGGCTCCGGTTCGGCATGCCCGAGGGGTTGTTTGACGAGCATGAGCGGCGATACGGCATCCACGGCGGGGCCATCGAGACAGCGCTGATGCTGCACTATTTCCCCGACAAGGTTGAGATGGGCCGGGCGGACGATTTCGCTTCGGCCCTCGAACCCATCGAGGCGGGGATGACCCATCTTTCGGCCTATGGGCGGCACCGGTTCGGGTGGCTGAGTTCGGATCTCAACGCGCATGGCGTGGTCGGCGATGCCAAAAGTGCCAGCGCAGACAAAGGCGCTGCGCTGGCCGATCATATTCTGGCCGGTTTTGCACAATTGCTTGACGATGTGGCCCGGTTCGACCTTTCTTGGCTCAAAGATTCGCAAAGGGAGCCTCAATGA
- the modA gene encoding molybdate ABC transporter substrate-binding protein: MLCLSIVAFAILAAPGPAVAQEAHIAVAANFTAAAEDLGAAFRAETGSEIAFSFGATGQLYAQITQGAPFDAFLSADTATPARLLDEGLAVEGSDFTYAMGKLVLFSTIPDLVTGPQSLEGDFTHLAIAEPAAAPYGAAAIEVIKALELTETLEGKLVIGQNISQTYQFVDTANAELGFVALSQVAGRTDGSRWVVDEDLYTPITQDVVLLSPDNDTAVAFLDFLTSDTARTIIQSFGYGTIER; this comes from the coding sequence GTGCTCTGCCTCTCCATCGTCGCGTTTGCGATCCTCGCAGCCCCAGGGCCTGCCGTCGCGCAAGAGGCCCACATCGCAGTCGCCGCCAATTTCACCGCCGCTGCCGAAGACCTCGGCGCCGCCTTCAGGGCTGAAACCGGCAGCGAGATCGCCTTTTCCTTCGGAGCGACCGGCCAACTCTACGCCCAGATCACCCAAGGCGCGCCCTTCGATGCGTTCTTGTCCGCCGACACGGCGACGCCCGCACGTCTGCTGGACGAAGGTTTGGCCGTAGAGGGCAGCGATTTCACCTACGCCATGGGCAAGCTCGTTCTTTTTTCCACAATCCCCGATCTGGTCACCGGCCCGCAAAGCCTCGAGGGTGATTTCACCCACCTCGCCATCGCCGAGCCCGCTGCCGCCCCCTATGGCGCTGCTGCAATCGAAGTGATCAAGGCTCTGGAACTGACCGAAACACTGGAGGGAAAACTGGTCATCGGCCAGAACATTTCCCAAACCTACCAGTTCGTCGACACTGCCAACGCCGAACTCGGCTTCGTCGCGCTTTCGCAGGTGGCCGGGCGCACGGACGGCTCACGCTGGGTGGTCGACGAAGACCTTTACACCCCCATCACCCAGGACGTCGTGCTGCTCAGCCCTGACAACGATACCGCGGTCGCGTTCCTCGATTTTCTCACCTCCGACACCGCCCGGACCATCATCCAATCATTTGGCTACGGGACGATCGAGCGATGA
- a CDS encoding L-aspartate oxidase, which produces MDIFDNVFNAEGVVIVGAGLAGLFCALKLAPRPVTVLSPMPLGSGASSSWAQGGVAAAVGEGDSARAHAADTEMAGAGIVDHGVAESVTGEAAARIEDLASWGTPFDRDALGHFILSREAAHSANRVVRVSGDRAGHAIMQAIIAKVRATPSIRVVEGITAVDLAHADGRIVGVFCRRLGDRYVEPVFIRARATVLAAGGLGGLYAVTTNPPSVRGHAMGMAARAGAVIADPEFVQFHPTAILTGCDPAPLATEALRGEGAILVNDLGERFMVDIHPDAELAPRDIVARANFRQIKAGRRVFLDTRAALGEKILMAYPTVAEYCRMAGIDPVAEPIPVTPAAHYHMGGVKVDEDGRSSLPGLWVCGEASCTGLHGANRLASNSLLEAIVYGARIAEDISGLEPQRRPLPDFAGIAWDAEKGARAEEVLRNLKAVKDLRAIMSNDVGVERDAEGLQRALRGLLELENTALEVTRAYLNMVTSATLVAAAALKRTESRGGHFRTDFPQTGDGWQVHTEITLAEARAIRASA; this is translated from the coding sequence TTGGATATCTTCGACAACGTCTTTAACGCCGAAGGCGTGGTGATTGTTGGTGCGGGGCTGGCGGGGCTGTTTTGCGCGCTCAAGCTGGCGCCGCGGCCGGTGACCGTGCTTTCGCCCATGCCGCTCGGTTCGGGGGCGTCCTCGTCATGGGCGCAGGGCGGGGTGGCTGCGGCGGTCGGGGAGGGCGACAGCGCGCGGGCTCATGCGGCCGATACCGAAATGGCCGGCGCGGGAATCGTCGATCACGGCGTCGCCGAATCGGTGACCGGGGAGGCTGCGGCTCGGATCGAGGATCTGGCGAGCTGGGGCACCCCGTTCGATCGTGATGCTCTGGGGCATTTCATCCTGTCGCGCGAAGCTGCCCATTCGGCCAACCGAGTGGTGCGGGTGTCGGGCGACCGGGCCGGGCATGCCATCATGCAGGCGATCATCGCCAAGGTGCGCGCCACGCCCTCGATCCGCGTGGTCGAGGGGATTACCGCAGTCGATCTGGCCCATGCGGACGGGCGAATAGTAGGAGTCTTCTGCCGCCGGCTGGGCGATCGTTATGTCGAGCCTGTGTTTATCCGGGCACGGGCGACGGTTCTGGCGGCGGGAGGACTGGGCGGACTCTATGCGGTGACCACAAACCCGCCCTCTGTGCGCGGACACGCCATGGGTATGGCGGCTCGGGCGGGGGCGGTTATCGCCGATCCTGAATTCGTGCAGTTTCATCCGACCGCCATTCTGACCGGGTGTGATCCGGCGCCTCTGGCGACTGAAGCGTTGCGGGGGGAAGGGGCGATTCTCGTCAACGATCTCGGCGAGCGGTTCATGGTCGATATCCATCCCGACGCTGAACTGGCACCGCGCGATATTGTGGCGCGGGCCAATTTCCGGCAGATCAAGGCGGGGCGGCGGGTGTTTCTCGATACGCGCGCGGCGTTGGGCGAGAAAATTCTCATGGCCTATCCGACTGTCGCCGAGTATTGCCGGATGGCTGGGATCGACCCGGTTGCCGAGCCGATCCCGGTGACGCCGGCGGCCCATTATCATATGGGCGGGGTCAAGGTGGATGAGGATGGTCGCTCCTCGCTACCGGGCCTCTGGGTGTGCGGCGAGGCGTCGTGTACGGGGTTGCATGGAGCAAATCGGTTGGCGTCCAATTCGCTGCTCGAAGCGATCGTTTATGGCGCGCGGATTGCTGAAGACATCTCAGGGCTTGAGCCGCAGCGGCGGCCCTTGCCCGATTTTGCCGGCATCGCCTGGGACGCGGAAAAGGGCGCCAGGGCCGAGGAGGTGTTGCGCAACCTCAAGGCGGTCAAGGATCTGCGGGCGATCATGAGCAATGATGTGGGGGTGGAGCGCGATGCCGAAGGGCTCCAGCGGGCCCTGCGCGGGCTTTTGGAGCTGGAGAACACGGCGCTGGAAGTGACCCGCGCCTATCTCAACATGGTGACGTCTGCGACGCTGGTCGCGGCGGCAGCTCTAAAACGCACGGAAAGCCGGGGCGGCCATTTCCGCACCGATTTTCCGCAAACTGGCGATGGATGGCAGGTGCATACCGAAATAACGCTGGCCGAGGCCAGGGCGATTAGGGCAAGCGCCTGA
- a CDS encoding SlyX family protein produces MADSQEQRLIALEERLAHQDQTIEDLSAVITGQWREIDRLKRQLAMIDDQIAAVEQLARTGKAEPPPPHY; encoded by the coding sequence ATGGCCGACAGTCAGGAACAGCGGCTTATCGCTCTCGAAGAGCGTCTGGCCCATCAGGACCAGACCATTGAGGATTTGAGTGCCGTGATCACGGGCCAGTGGCGCGAAATCGACAGGCTCAAGCGACAGCTCGCCATGATCGACGACCAGATCGCCGCCGTCGAACAGCTCGCCCGCACGGGCAAGGCCGAGCCCCCTCCGCCTCACTACTGA
- a CDS encoding thermonuclease family protein → MRVRAGFGRARFVAQPQRRPPMVLEPLLALIAVAALGWVAIERGYVEVPGFEVPDAASGYETVAHHFSLCSGSGGTCVIDGDTIRIEGQSVRIADIDTPEVRDYGCAEEKALGDRATLRMLELVNQGGFTMALWDHRDEDMYGRKLRVLERDGQSLGMMLVAEGLARPWGGARRSWCG, encoded by the coding sequence ATGCGGGTTAGAGCGGGTTTCGGGCGGGCGCGGTTTGTCGCGCAGCCGCAACGGCGGCCGCCGATGGTGCTTGAGCCGCTGCTTGCACTGATTGCGGTGGCGGCGCTGGGCTGGGTGGCGATCGAGCGGGGTTATGTCGAAGTTCCCGGCTTCGAGGTGCCAGACGCGGCTTCGGGCTACGAGACGGTCGCGCACCACTTCTCGCTGTGCTCGGGGAGCGGCGGCACCTGCGTGATCGATGGCGATACTATCCGTATTGAAGGGCAGTCGGTCAGGATTGCCGATATCGATACGCCTGAAGTGCGCGATTACGGCTGCGCCGAGGAAAAGGCGCTTGGCGACAGGGCAACGCTGCGCATGCTCGAGCTGGTCAACCAAGGGGGGTTCACTATGGCACTCTGGGACCATCGCGACGAGGACATGTATGGCCGCAAGCTACGTGTGCTCGAACGCGACGGGCAGTCGCTGGGCATGATGCTGGTCGCTGAGGGTTTGGCGCGCCCTTGGGGCGGCGCGCGCCGGAGCTGGTGCGGCTAG